TGCGGTGCAGCTGGCCCTCAACCAGGTGGTGGGTGCTTATGCCATCGCAGTGCTGGACCGTCATAATCCTGATCTGATCGTGGCCGCCAGAAAGGGAAGTCCCCTGGTGATCGGCATTGGCGAGGATGAGTACTTCATTGGGTCGGATGCCACTCCCATTGTTGAATATACCAACCGTGTCACCTACATCGGTGATGAGGAGATCGTCACCATTGAAAGGGGAGCGCCACTAAAGATACGCACCATTGGCAACATTGAGAAGACACCCCGTTTTCAGAAGCTGGAGATGACGCTCAGCCAGCTTGAAAAAGGTGGATATCCCCACTTCATGCTCAAGGAGATCTTCGAACAACCCCACACCCTGAGCGATTGCATGCGGGGGAGGGTGAACGTAGAAGCAGACAACATCACCCTGGCCGGGTTCATCGACAACCGGGATAAGTTTCTCAACGCCCGTCGCATCATCATCACTGCCTGTGGCACCTCCTGGCATGCCGCCCAGATAGGGATGTATGCCATCGAGGAGTTCGCCCGCATACCTGTGGAGGTGGAGTACTCGTCTGAGTTCCGCTACCGCAAGCCGGTGATTCACAAGGATGACATCGTCATCGCCATCTCCCAATCGGGCGAAACCGCCGACACGCTGGCAGCCGTAGAGCTGGCCAGGAAAGAGGGAGCCTTTATCTTCGGCATCTGTAATGTGGTGGGGTCATCCATCCCCCGAAACACCCACTCGGGTTGTTACACCCATGTGGGTCCTGAGATCGGCGTGGCTTCAACCAAAGCATTCACCGCACAGGTGACCGTGCTGACGATGTTGGCAATCCTGATCGGCAAGGAGAAGGGAACCATCAGCCGCGATGAATACCTCACCCTGATCCGTGAGCTGGGTCTGATACCGGATAAAGTGGGTGAGATCCTGAAAAAGAATGAACTGATTGCACAATATGCCAAAACCTTTACCTATGCCGGCAACTGCATTTACCTGGGCAGAGGCTACAACTTCCCTGTAGCGCTTGAGGGAGCACTCAAACTGAAAGAGATCTCCTACATCCACGCGGAGGGTTACCCCGCGGCTGAGATGAAACATGGTCCCATCGCACTGATCAGTCACGAGATGCCGGTCATAGTTATCGCTACGCAATCCGACACCTACGAGAAGGTGACCAGCAACATACAGGAGATCAAAGCCCGCAAGGGAAGGATCATCTCAGTGGTGACCAAAGGTGACCGGGTGGTGAGCGAACTCTCCGACTTCTCGGTAGAGGTACCGGAGACACTCCCCTGCCTCACCCCATTGCTGTCGGTGATCCCTTTGCAGCTGCTGGCATATCATATTGCGGTGGTAAAGGGATGTGATGTGGATCAACCGCGTAACCTCGCCAAATCGGTGACGGTGGAATAAAACAACAAATCATCTGTTTATGGATTCAATT
This genomic window from Dysgonomonadaceae bacterium zrk40 contains:
- the glmS gene encoding glutamine--fructose-6-phosphate transaminase (isomerizing), whose amino-acid sequence is MCGIVGYIGNREAYPILIKGLHRLEYRGYDSAGIALIHEGNLKVYKAKGKVSELEQYAEQKDVSGNIGIAHTRWATHGEPTQHNAHPHYSQSEELAIIHNGIIENYSLLKEGLISEGYTFQSETDTEVLVQLIEFMKKSNGSDLSTAVQLALNQVVGAYAIAVLDRHNPDLIVAARKGSPLVIGIGEDEYFIGSDATPIVEYTNRVTYIGDEEIVTIERGAPLKIRTIGNIEKTPRFQKLEMTLSQLEKGGYPHFMLKEIFEQPHTLSDCMRGRVNVEADNITLAGFIDNRDKFLNARRIIITACGTSWHAAQIGMYAIEEFARIPVEVEYSSEFRYRKPVIHKDDIVIAISQSGETADTLAAVELARKEGAFIFGICNVVGSSIPRNTHSGCYTHVGPEIGVASTKAFTAQVTVLTMLAILIGKEKGTISRDEYLTLIRELGLIPDKVGEILKKNELIAQYAKTFTYAGNCIYLGRGYNFPVALEGALKLKEISYIHAEGYPAAEMKHGPIALISHEMPVIVIATQSDTYEKVTSNIQEIKARKGRIISVVTKGDRVVSELSDFSVEVPETLPCLTPLLSVIPLQLLAYHIAVVKGCDVDQPRNLAKSVTVE